Proteins encoded together in one Janthinobacterium tructae window:
- a CDS encoding prolyl oligopeptidase family serine peptidase, with amino-acid sequence MQLRSATLIFSLLAAFGGNALAQSCPAGDGAPVTYPVSKKVDQQDSYFGTTIADPYRWLEDANSAETGEWVTAQNKLTQSYLGTIPERAAIKQRLTKLWNYERFSTPTKQGGRYFYSRNDGLQNQAVLYTVKKLTDEPRLLLDPNTLSTDGTVALAGTSISPNGKYLAYATSASGSDWNEWKVRDIESGKDLTDHIKWAKFSGASWTKDNSGFFYSRYDAPNEATKLADINYFQKLYFHKIGTPQSDDVLVFDRPDQKEWAFGGSTVSDDGNYLIITATQGTERKNRVFYKDLRQKNAKVTGLLEAFDASYSFIDNDGPVFFFKTDKQAPKSRVIAIDTRKPAPADWKEIVPQAAETLVAVNLINNQLVLDYLKDAQTQIKIVDLKGKLVREVALPGIGSAGGFAGKRGDTETFYSFTSFTTPATIYRYDMKSGKSSVYRQPKVDFDPNAFETRQQFFTSRDGTKVPMFIVSKKGMKLDGSNPTYLYGYGGFNVSLTPSFSVANLAWVEMGGVYVMANLRGGGEYGEAWHQAGTKLNKQNVFDDFIGAAQWLVDNKVTSPSKLAIGGGSNGGLLVGAAMTQRPDLFAAAIPQVGVLDMLRFHKFTVGWGWVPDYGSSDDAEQFKALVKYSPLHNLKAGGCYPATMITTADHDDRVVPAHSFKFAAAAQAAQGGPAPVLIRIDSKAGHGAGKPTTKQIEEVADRWGFLSRSLKMTPVAAPEPAKVAAQ; translated from the coding sequence ATGCAATTACGTAGTGCAACCCTCATATTCAGCTTGCTCGCCGCTTTCGGTGGCAATGCCCTGGCACAATCCTGCCCGGCCGGCGATGGCGCCCCCGTGACGTATCCGGTCAGCAAAAAAGTCGATCAGCAAGACAGCTATTTCGGCACCACCATCGCCGACCCGTACCGCTGGCTGGAAGACGCCAACAGCGCCGAGACGGGCGAATGGGTCACGGCGCAAAACAAGCTGACGCAGTCGTACTTGGGCACCATCCCCGAGCGCGCCGCGATCAAGCAGCGCCTGACCAAGCTGTGGAATTATGAGCGTTTCTCTACGCCAACGAAGCAGGGCGGCCGCTACTTTTACAGCCGCAACGACGGCTTGCAGAACCAGGCCGTGCTGTACACGGTAAAAAAACTGACGGACGAGCCGCGCCTGCTGCTCGACCCGAACACCCTGTCGACCGACGGCACGGTGGCGCTGGCCGGCACCTCGATCAGCCCGAACGGTAAATACCTGGCCTACGCCACGTCCGCCTCCGGTTCCGACTGGAACGAGTGGAAAGTGCGCGATATCGAATCGGGCAAGGATTTGACGGATCACATCAAGTGGGCCAAGTTCTCGGGCGCCTCGTGGACCAAGGACAACAGCGGTTTCTTCTACAGCCGCTATGACGCGCCGAATGAAGCCACCAAGCTGGCCGATATCAATTACTTCCAGAAATTGTATTTCCACAAGATCGGCACGCCGCAAAGCGACGACGTGCTGGTCTTCGACCGTCCCGACCAGAAGGAATGGGCGTTTGGCGGCAGCACCGTCAGCGACGACGGCAATTATCTGATCATCACGGCCACGCAGGGCACGGAACGCAAGAACCGCGTGTTTTACAAGGACTTGCGCCAGAAAAACGCCAAGGTCACGGGCTTGCTGGAAGCGTTCGACGCTTCGTACTCGTTCATCGACAACGACGGCCCCGTGTTCTTCTTCAAGACGGACAAGCAGGCGCCGAAATCGCGCGTGATTGCCATCGACACGCGCAAACCTGCGCCCGCCGACTGGAAGGAAATCGTGCCGCAAGCGGCCGAAACCCTGGTCGCCGTCAACCTGATCAACAACCAGCTGGTGCTCGATTACCTCAAAGATGCGCAAACGCAAATCAAGATCGTCGACCTGAAAGGCAAGCTGGTACGTGAAGTGGCGCTGCCGGGCATCGGTTCGGCCGGCGGCTTTGCGGGCAAGCGTGGCGATACGGAAACGTTCTACTCGTTCACCAGCTTCACGACGCCGGCGACCATCTATCGTTACGACATGAAATCGGGCAAGAGCAGCGTATACCGCCAGCCGAAGGTCGATTTCGACCCGAACGCCTTTGAAACGCGCCAGCAATTCTTCACCAGCCGCGACGGTACCAAGGTGCCGATGTTCATCGTCTCGAAAAAAGGCATGAAGCTCGACGGTTCCAACCCCACCTATCTGTATGGCTATGGCGGCTTCAACGTATCGCTGACGCCGAGCTTCTCCGTGGCCAACTTGGCTTGGGTGGAAATGGGCGGCGTCTACGTGATGGCCAACCTGCGCGGCGGCGGTGAATACGGCGAAGCCTGGCACCAGGCTGGTACCAAGCTGAACAAGCAAAACGTGTTCGACGATTTTATTGGCGCGGCGCAATGGCTGGTGGACAACAAAGTCACCTCGCCATCCAAGCTGGCGATCGGCGGCGGCAGCAATGGCGGCCTGCTGGTGGGCGCGGCCATGACGCAGCGTCCCGACCTGTTCGCCGCAGCCATCCCGCAAGTAGGCGTGCTCGACATGTTGCGTTTCCACAAGTTCACCGTGGGCTGGGGCTGGGTGCCTGACTATGGTTCGTCGGACGACGCCGAGCAGTTCAAAGCGCTGGTGAAATACTCGCCGCTGCACAACCTGAAGGCGGGCGGCTGCTATCCGGCCACCATGATCACCACGGCCGACCATGACGACCGCGTCGTGCCCGCCCACAGCTTCAAGTTCGCCGCCGCCGCCCAGGCAGCGCAAGGCGGCCCGGCACCCGTGCTGATCCGCATCGACAGCAAGGCGGGCCATGGCGCCGGCAAGCCGACGACCAAGCAGATCGAAGAAGTCGCCGACCGCTGGGGCTTCCTCAGCCGTTCGCTGAAGATGACGCCAGTCGCGGCGCCGGAGCCGGCCAAGGTGGCGGCGCAGTAA
- a CDS encoding STM4011 family radical SAM protein, producing the protein MLTAQPGVLSLLYRGTLASCNYACGYCPFAKKRDNRATLARDAREVARFTDWVAAQDRNISVLFTPWGEALVRRHYRAAMQTLAALPYVRQVALQTNLSGPLGWLENMDGLDKIGLWCTYHPDQTTLARFLARCARLDAIGVRYSVGVVAMNEHLEAIGALRAALPEHVYLWLNAYDRRGPGYYSEQDLAWLDAVDPWFAQNRRPSPSRNKPCLAGEASLSVDGDGELARCHFVPERLGNLYVDELADMLQERTCPRFKCDCYIGYAQRKDLPFQAVFGEGVLARITEAGRRRSD; encoded by the coding sequence GTGCTGACCGCGCAGCCAGGCGTGCTGTCACTGCTGTACCGCGGCACGCTGGCCAGTTGCAACTACGCCTGCGGCTACTGCCCGTTCGCCAAGAAGCGCGACAACCGCGCCACACTGGCCCGCGACGCGCGCGAAGTGGCGCGTTTTACGGATTGGGTGGCGGCGCAAGACCGGAACATCAGTGTGCTGTTCACGCCCTGGGGCGAAGCGCTGGTGCGGCGCCACTACCGCGCGGCCATGCAAACCCTGGCAGCCTTGCCGTACGTGCGCCAGGTGGCGCTGCAGACGAACCTGTCCGGCCCCTTGGGCTGGCTGGAGAACATGGACGGGCTGGACAAGATCGGCCTGTGGTGCACCTACCACCCTGACCAGACGACCCTGGCCCGTTTTCTCGCACGCTGCGCACGCCTGGACGCCATCGGCGTGCGCTATTCCGTCGGCGTCGTGGCGATGAACGAACATCTGGAGGCCATCGGCGCCCTGCGCGCGGCGCTGCCGGAGCACGTGTACCTGTGGCTGAACGCGTACGACCGGCGCGGCCCCGGCTACTACAGCGAACAAGACCTGGCCTGGCTCGACGCCGTCGACCCGTGGTTCGCGCAAAACCGCCGTCCGTCACCCTCGCGCAATAAACCGTGCCTGGCGGGCGAAGCGTCGCTGTCCGTCGATGGCGATGGCGAACTGGCGCGCTGCCACTTCGTGCCCGAGCGGCTGGGTAATCTGTACGTGGATGAACTGGCGGACATGTTGCAGGAACGCACCTGCCCGCGCTTCAAGTGCGACTGCTATATCGGCTATGCGCAGCGCAAGGATTTGCCGTTTCAGGCGGTGTTTGGGGAGGGGGTGCTGGCGAGGATTACGGAGGCAGGCCGGCGTAGGTCGGATTAG
- a CDS encoding STM4012 family radical SAM protein: MNPSEQPGTLAQRMRHTPYQAYSYSYPHKAAYRALPQAAPLAPLWAQQDRSALFAYIHIPFCEMRCGFCNLFAMARPSADMVERYVQQVLLQMRALNGALGERRFARFALGGGTPTYLSQAQLDTLLCGARDILGIDLQTTPAGIEASPETITAERLAVCRAHGIDRVSLGIQSFAAGEMRALARPQQNATVHHAIGLIRAAGFPTLNLDLIYGIAGQTVASLLASIDSALTFAPEEIYLYPLYVREQTGLGKVARRQGAQSLNPIMLAQDGDSRLALYAAARDHLRAQGYEQVSMRMFRAPHAPEQNGPSYCCQNDGMVGLGAGARSYTSRLHYSSQYAVARLDTINIIDNYLALDEARFAQAEHGYVLDDAEQRRRYVIQSLLTEPGLDRDAYAARFGSRCELDLPQLAELHALELAEENGPLLRLNERGYSYADTIGPWLASDTVRALMAEGGQAC, encoded by the coding sequence GTGAACCCTTCCGAACAGCCTGGCACCCTGGCGCAGCGCATGCGCCACACGCCCTACCAGGCGTATTCCTATTCGTATCCGCACAAGGCGGCCTACCGCGCCTTGCCGCAGGCGGCGCCGCTGGCGCCCCTGTGGGCGCAGCAAGACCGCTCCGCCCTGTTCGCGTATATCCATATTCCGTTTTGCGAGATGCGCTGCGGCTTTTGCAACCTGTTCGCCATGGCGCGCCCCAGCGCCGACATGGTCGAGCGCTACGTGCAGCAAGTGCTGCTGCAGATGCGCGCACTCAACGGCGCGCTGGGCGAACGGCGCTTCGCCCGCTTCGCACTGGGCGGCGGCACGCCCACCTATTTGTCACAGGCGCAGCTGGACACCCTGCTGTGCGGCGCGCGCGACATCCTCGGCATCGACTTGCAAACCACGCCGGCCGGCATCGAGGCGTCGCCGGAAACCATCACGGCAGAACGCCTTGCCGTCTGCCGCGCGCACGGCATCGACCGGGTCAGCCTGGGCATCCAGAGCTTTGCCGCCGGCGAAATGCGCGCGCTGGCGCGTCCCCAGCAAAACGCCACCGTGCATCACGCCATCGGCCTGATACGCGCAGCCGGCTTTCCCACCCTGAACCTGGACCTGATCTATGGCATCGCGGGGCAAACCGTCGCCAGCCTGCTCGCCTCCATCGACAGCGCGCTGACGTTTGCGCCCGAGGAGATCTATCTGTATCCACTGTACGTACGAGAGCAAACAGGCCTGGGCAAGGTGGCGCGCCGCCAGGGCGCGCAATCGCTCAACCCCATCATGCTGGCGCAGGACGGCGACAGCCGTCTGGCGCTGTACGCGGCAGCGCGCGACCATTTGCGCGCGCAAGGCTATGAGCAGGTCTCGATGCGGATGTTCCGCGCCCCGCATGCACCGGAACAGAACGGTCCCTCGTACTGCTGCCAGAATGACGGCATGGTGGGCCTGGGTGCGGGCGCCCGCTCCTACACTTCGCGCCTGCACTACTCGAGCCAGTACGCCGTGGCGCGGCTTGATACCATCAACATCATCGACAACTACCTGGCACTCGATGAGGCGCGCTTTGCGCAGGCCGAACACGGCTATGTACTCGATGATGCGGAACAGCGCCGGCGCTACGTGATCCAGTCGCTGCTGACCGAACCGGGCCTGGACCGCGACGCCTATGCGGCGCGCTTCGGCAGCCGCTGCGAGCTTGATCTGCCACAGCTGGCCGAGCTGCACGCGTTGGAATTGGCGGAAGAAAATGGCCCCTTGCTGCGTTTGAACGAGCGGGGCTACAGCTACGCCGACACCATCGGCCCCTGGCTGGCCTCCGATACGGTGCGCGCGCTGATGGCCGAAGGCGGCCAGGCGTGCTGA
- a CDS encoding STM4013/SEN3800 family hydrolase produces MLKETPPIPDMHAIVGSHDIVFITLDTLRYDVAQALYEAGELPVLGRFLPPGGWERRHSPATFTYAAHQAFFAGFLPTPAAPGRHPRLFASAFAGSETTSPHTCTFEEADLPAALAARGYRTLCIGGVGFFNKQTALGTVLPSLFQESHWSAGMGVASRHSTQKQVALAIARLADGDQRTFLFINVAALHTPNRAYLPGCRADNLDSHAAALRYVDSALAPLFAACAARAPTFAIVCSDHGSAYGEDGYRGHRVAHDSVWNVPYAHFFITPDTDTPPKESPP; encoded by the coding sequence ATGCTTAAAGAAACACCGCCCATCCCCGACATGCATGCCATCGTCGGCAGCCACGACATCGTCTTCATCACGCTCGATACCCTGCGCTACGACGTGGCGCAAGCGCTGTACGAGGCGGGCGAACTGCCCGTGCTGGGACGTTTTTTACCACCGGGCGGCTGGGAACGGCGCCACTCGCCCGCCACGTTCACCTACGCGGCGCACCAGGCCTTCTTCGCGGGATTTTTGCCCACGCCGGCCGCGCCGGGCCGCCACCCGCGCCTGTTCGCCAGCGCTTTTGCGGGCAGCGAAACCACCTCGCCGCACACCTGCACTTTCGAGGAAGCGGATCTGCCCGCCGCACTGGCCGCGCGCGGCTACCGCACACTCTGCATCGGCGGCGTGGGCTTTTTCAACAAGCAAACCGCCTTGGGCACCGTGCTGCCGTCGCTATTCCAGGAGAGCCACTGGAGCGCCGGCATGGGCGTGGCCAGCCGCCATTCGACGCAAAAACAGGTAGCGCTGGCCATAGCCCGCCTGGCAGACGGCGACCAGCGCACCTTTTTGTTCATCAACGTCGCCGCCCTGCACACGCCGAACCGCGCCTACCTGCCTGGCTGCCGTGCCGATAACCTGGACAGCCATGCGGCGGCCCTGCGCTATGTGGACAGCGCGCTGGCGCCCCTGTTTGCCGCCTGCGCCGCGCGCGCACCGACGTTTGCCATCGTCTGCTCGGATCACGGCAGCGCGTATGGCGAAGACGGCTACCGGGGCCATAGAGTGGCCCATGACAGCGTGTGGAACGTGCCGTATGCGCACTTTTTCATCACCCCCGATACCGATACACCTCCCAAGGAATCCCCACCGTGA
- a CDS encoding STM4014 family protein: MPLTLLATQGSKRVRLMQAARAQLRLPPAQVLEWRDWLAQPALPEAALRQPGWLKIEPPGDDPAAHLLLLQAGCRLLERPPVAAPAHGELLAMDAWFAGFSNAMQGLARQLAALPAIRVFNAPAEILRMTDKLDCQRHLATHGVPIPALLGPVLGYEHLQSLLHQHDLDRVYLKPRYGSSASGVVAYRRNKTGRQQATTSATLATLPRADGKTRLLNVKRMARYESEHDIAALVDALAAQELYAEAWLNKPRCGDSHYDLRVVTLAGQPAHRVARIGKQMMTNLHLDNRRGDAAGLLNAADLAALEAASAQAARAFPHSHVTGYDLVVRQGQAHVLEANAFGDLLPRLLWQGIDTYTAQLAHA; encoded by the coding sequence ATGCCTCTCACCCTGCTGGCGACACAGGGCAGCAAGCGCGTGCGCCTGATGCAGGCGGCGCGCGCGCAGCTGCGCCTGCCGCCCGCGCAAGTGCTGGAATGGCGCGACTGGCTGGCGCAGCCGGCGCTGCCGGAAGCCGCCCTGCGCCAGCCCGGCTGGCTGAAAATCGAACCGCCCGGCGACGATCCCGCCGCCCACCTGCTGTTGCTGCAGGCGGGCTGCCGGCTGCTGGAGCGTCCGCCCGTCGCTGCGCCCGCGCATGGCGAGCTGCTGGCCATGGATGCCTGGTTTGCGGGCTTTTCCAACGCGATGCAGGGCCTGGCGAGGCAACTGGCGGCCTTGCCAGCAATACGCGTCTTCAATGCGCCGGCCGAGATTCTCCGCATGACGGACAAACTGGACTGCCAGCGCCACCTGGCCACGCACGGCGTGCCCATACCTGCCTTGCTCGGCCCCGTGCTCGGCTACGAGCATCTGCAGTCGCTGCTGCACCAGCATGACCTCGACCGCGTGTATCTGAAACCGCGCTACGGATCATCCGCGTCCGGCGTCGTCGCCTACCGCAGGAACAAGACTGGCCGCCAGCAAGCCACCACCTCTGCCACCTTGGCCACCTTGCCGCGCGCGGATGGCAAGACCCGCTTGCTCAACGTCAAGCGCATGGCGCGCTACGAATCCGAACACGACATCGCCGCCCTGGTCGACGCGCTGGCCGCGCAAGAGCTGTATGCGGAAGCGTGGCTGAACAAGCCGCGCTGCGGCGACAGCCACTACGACCTGCGCGTCGTGACCCTGGCCGGCCAGCCCGCGCACCGGGTGGCGCGCATCGGCAAGCAGATGATGACGAATCTGCACCTCGACAACCGGCGCGGCGATGCGGCCGGCCTTTTGAACGCAGCCGACCTGGCGGCGCTGGAAGCGGCCAGCGCCCAGGCCGCGCGTGCCTTCCCCCACAGCCACGTCACGGGCTACGACCTGGTGGTGCGCCAGGGCCAGGCCCATGTGCTGGAAGCGAATGCCTTCGGCGACCTGCTGCCCCGCCTTCTCTGGCAAGGCATCGATACCTACACGGCGCAACTGGCCCATGCTTAA
- a CDS encoding STM4015 family protein: protein MTISDSTTTFHDKKVVQYDPDLPFDASPGIVYRLSLEYDDERKMDELIGGFLAKADKNALEALIIGMWGDPYESGADEVMAALIAHAPQLPNLRALFIGDMTYEECEISWIVQGSYNPLLDAFPLLQELRIRGGNELVIEPFAHQHLRRFTIEAGGLDQKIAEALAQSSMPQLEHLELWLGTDDYGFSGDVDLYRKVLAQLTVPTLRYLGLRDAEIADDLAVWLAEEPLVAQLDILDLSLGTIGDLGAVAVLHHTQLGGLKRLDLSHHYISEENQAKLKALPFEVVLDDPQEADEDDGESYRYVAVGE from the coding sequence ATGACCATTTCCGACAGCACCACCACCTTCCACGACAAGAAAGTCGTCCAGTACGACCCGGACCTGCCGTTTGACGCCTCACCCGGCATCGTCTACCGTTTGTCGCTCGAGTATGACGATGAACGCAAGATGGACGAGCTGATTGGCGGCTTCCTCGCCAAGGCCGACAAGAACGCGCTCGAGGCGCTGATCATCGGCATGTGGGGCGACCCCTACGAATCGGGCGCCGACGAAGTGATGGCCGCGCTGATCGCCCACGCGCCACAGCTGCCCAACTTGCGCGCCCTGTTCATCGGCGACATGACGTACGAGGAATGCGAAATCTCGTGGATCGTGCAAGGCAGCTACAATCCCCTGCTGGACGCCTTCCCGCTGCTGCAGGAATTGCGCATCCGCGGCGGCAATGAGCTGGTCATCGAACCGTTCGCCCACCAGCACCTGCGCCGCTTCACCATCGAGGCGGGCGGCCTCGATCAAAAGATCGCCGAGGCGCTGGCGCAATCGAGCATGCCGCAGCTGGAACACCTGGAACTGTGGCTGGGCACGGACGACTATGGCTTCTCGGGCGACGTGGACCTGTACCGCAAGGTGCTGGCGCAGCTGACCGTGCCGACCCTGCGCTACCTGGGCTTGCGCGACGCGGAAATCGCCGACGACCTGGCCGTCTGGCTGGCGGAAGAACCGCTGGTGGCGCAGCTCGATATTCTCGACCTGTCGCTGGGCACCATCGGCGACCTGGGCGCCGTGGCCGTGCTCCATCACACGCAGCTGGGCGGCTTGAAGCGCCTGGACCTGTCGCACCACTACATCTCGGAAGAAAACCAGGCCAAGCTGAAGGCGCTGCCCTTCGAGGTGGTGCTGGACGACCCGCAGGAAGCGGACGAGGACGACGGCGAAAGCTACCGCTACGTGGCGGTCGGCGAATAA
- a CDS encoding helix-turn-helix domain-containing protein, with product MKTSVSTNSPPEVGATLQRLRLARGLTLEDLSRIAGVSKSMLSQIEREKANPTIAITWRLANALGVQIGELLSSAEKAVETIRITDAHETPTLPGDHAGYVLRILGPMELAGKYEWYEVTLAPGGELASQPHDPGTTEHLTVIHGNLELEVGTAKKKVKNGGTARYPADQPHTIRNLGKTEGKALLVVIHR from the coding sequence ATGAAAACCAGCGTTTCGACCAATTCTCCCCCTGAAGTGGGTGCCACCCTGCAACGGCTGCGCCTGGCGCGCGGCCTGACACTCGAGGATTTGTCGCGCATCGCGGGCGTGTCGAAGTCCATGCTGTCGCAAATCGAGCGCGAAAAAGCCAATCCCACCATCGCTATCACCTGGCGCCTGGCCAACGCCCTGGGCGTGCAGATCGGCGAATTGCTCTCCAGCGCGGAGAAAGCCGTGGAAACCATCCGCATCACGGACGCCCACGAAACCCCCACCTTGCCCGGCGACCACGCGGGCTACGTGCTGCGCATCCTGGGGCCGATGGAACTGGCCGGCAAATATGAATGGTATGAAGTGACCCTGGCGCCGGGCGGCGAACTGGCGTCGCAGCCGCACGACCCGGGCACCACCGAGCATTTGACCGTGATCCACGGCAACCTGGAGCTGGAAGTGGGCACGGCAAAGAAAAAGGTCAAGAATGGCGGCACGGCCCGCTATCCGGCCGACCAGCCGCATACGATACGCAATCTGGGCAAGACCGAGGGCAAGGCCCTGCTGGTGGTGATCCATCGATAA
- the kbl gene encoding glycine C-acetyltransferase produces MSEQAKNTFFSGLQQNLDQLRQQGLYKPERVIASRQGAEVVCDDGRTLINMCANNYLGLSGDLQTQEASIAATQKYGYGLSSVRFICGTQTVHKELEQAISAFLGTEDTILYAAAFDANGGVFEPLFDENDAIISDALNHASIIDGIRLCKAGRYRYAHNDMADLEVQLQAAIAAGKRHKVIVTDGVFSMDGTIAQLDKICDLADKYGALVMIDECHASGFMGATGRGTHEHHNVMGRIDIITGTLGKALGGAMGGFTSARKEVIDTLRQKSRPYLFSNTLAPSIAGASLSVLERLAKSTELRDRLHENTAFFRSEIERIGFTIKPGTHPVVPVMLFDAPVAQKFAARLYELGVLVTGFFYPVVPMGQARVRVQLSAAHTREQLVQVLAAFEQAGKELGLLTTTTTN; encoded by the coding sequence ATGAGCGAGCAAGCGAAGAACACCTTTTTCAGCGGTCTGCAACAGAATCTCGATCAACTGCGCCAGCAGGGCTTGTACAAGCCCGAGCGCGTGATCGCCTCGCGCCAGGGCGCTGAAGTGGTGTGCGACGATGGCCGTACCCTGATCAATATGTGTGCGAATAACTACCTGGGCCTGTCCGGCGACCTGCAGACGCAGGAAGCATCGATTGCCGCCACGCAAAAGTACGGCTACGGCCTGTCGTCCGTGCGCTTCATCTGCGGCACGCAAACCGTGCATAAAGAGCTGGAACAGGCGATTTCCGCCTTCCTCGGTACCGAAGACACGATTCTGTACGCGGCGGCCTTCGACGCCAACGGCGGCGTGTTCGAGCCCCTGTTCGATGAAAACGACGCCATCATCTCGGACGCGCTGAACCACGCGTCCATCATCGACGGCATCCGCCTGTGCAAGGCTGGCCGCTACCGCTATGCGCACAACGACATGGCCGACCTGGAAGTGCAGCTGCAAGCGGCGATTGCCGCCGGCAAGCGCCATAAAGTCATCGTCACGGACGGCGTGTTCTCGATGGATGGCACGATTGCGCAACTCGACAAGATCTGCGACCTGGCCGACAAGTACGGCGCGCTGGTGATGATCGACGAATGTCACGCTTCCGGCTTCATGGGCGCGACGGGCCGCGGCACGCACGAACACCATAATGTGATGGGCCGCATCGACATCATCACGGGCACCCTGGGCAAGGCCCTGGGCGGCGCCATGGGCGGCTTCACCTCGGCGCGCAAGGAAGTCATCGACACGCTGCGCCAGAAATCGCGCCCTTATCTGTTCTCGAACACCCTGGCGCCATCGATCGCCGGCGCTTCGCTGTCGGTGCTCGAGCGCCTGGCCAAGTCGACGGAATTGCGCGACCGCCTGCATGAAAACACGGCTTTCTTCCGCAGCGAAATCGAGCGCATCGGCTTTACCATCAAGCCGGGCACGCATCCGGTGGTTCCCGTGATGCTGTTCGACGCCCCCGTGGCGCAGAAGTTTGCCGCCCGCCTGTATGAACTGGGCGTGCTGGTGACGGGCTTCTTCTATCCGGTCGTGCCGATGGGCCAGGCCAGGGTCCGCGTGCAGCTGTCCGCCGCGCATACGCGCGAACAGCTGGTGCAAGTGCTGGCCGCCTTCGAGCAGGCAGGCAAGGAACTCGGTCTGCTGACCACTACCACTACCAACTAA
- a CDS encoding NAD-dependent epimerase/dehydratase family protein translates to MERILVIGANGQIGSELVGALAQQHGADNVIASDIGTNNLYQAKRYAQLNVLDKDGLAKLIADENITQVYQLAAMLSATGEAAPLKAWSLNMDGLLNILELARERGVAGKPLRIFWPSSIAAFGPNTPQVNTPQMTVMDPTSMYGISKLAGERLCEYYFNKYGVDVRSIRYPGIISYKSPPGGGTTDYAIAIFHAALRGERYDCFLDATTTLPMIYMPDAIRATIELMDAPVSQIKIRSSYNVAGVSFNPEQLAKAIVHMVPDFKISYKPDSRQAIADSWPQSLDDSKASADWGWKAQIGVEQMVTDMLANVDVGHAAKAA, encoded by the coding sequence ATGGAACGCATCTTAGTCATTGGCGCAAACGGCCAAATCGGTAGTGAGTTGGTGGGCGCACTGGCGCAGCAGCACGGCGCGGACAACGTCATCGCCAGCGACATCGGCACGAATAACCTGTACCAGGCCAAACGCTACGCGCAATTGAATGTGCTGGACAAGGACGGCCTGGCGAAGCTCATCGCCGATGAAAACATCACCCAGGTGTACCAGCTGGCGGCCATGCTGTCGGCCACGGGCGAAGCGGCGCCATTGAAGGCGTGGAGCCTGAACATGGATGGCTTGCTCAATATCCTGGAACTGGCGCGCGAGCGGGGTGTAGCGGGCAAACCGCTGCGCATCTTCTGGCCATCGTCGATCGCCGCCTTCGGCCCGAACACGCCGCAAGTGAACACGCCGCAAATGACGGTGATGGACCCGACTTCGATGTACGGCATCAGCAAGCTGGCCGGCGAGCGCCTGTGCGAGTATTACTTCAACAAGTATGGCGTGGACGTGCGCAGCATCCGCTACCCGGGCATCATCAGCTACAAGTCGCCTCCGGGCGGCGGCACCACCGATTACGCCATCGCCATCTTCCATGCGGCCTTGCGCGGCGAGCGCTATGACTGCTTCCTCGATGCGACGACCACCTTGCCGATGATTTACATGCCCGATGCCATCCGCGCCACCATCGAACTGATGGACGCTCCCGTGTCGCAGATCAAGATCCGTTCGTCCTACAATGTGGCCGGCGTGTCGTTCAACCCGGAGCAACTGGCGAAAGCCATCGTGCACATGGTGCCGGACTTCAAGATCAGCTACAAGCCGGACAGCCGCCAGGCCATCGCCGACAGCTGGCCGCAAAGCCTGGACGACAGCAAGGCCAGCGCGGACTGGGGCTGGAAGGCGCAGATCGGCGTCGAGCAGATGGTCACCGACATGCTGGCCAATGTCGACGTGGGCCATGCCGCCAAGGCAGCCTGA